The DNA sequence AGCGAGTCTACAGGGATGCCGCCCGAATCATCGTCCTCGGTCCTCGCATGGCCGATGTGGTCAAGCGGACCGCTCCGGCCAGCCGCCACGACAAATTCGAGGTCATCCCCAATTGGGCAGACGGCGATGCGATCCGCCCGAGGGTGCCGGCGGACAACCCAATGCGCCAGGATCTGGGGCTCGCGGACAAGCTGGTATGTATCTACTCCGGCAACATGGGCATGGTCCACGACATGAAGACGCTGGTCGAGGCGGCGACCAGGCTGAAGCACCTGGGCAAAGTGCACTTCCTGTTCATCGGTGGAGGCGGCAAGCGCGACTGGATAGAGTCGACGTTCAAGGATTGCGGCCTCACCAATGTCACGTTGCTGCCGTACCAGCCGCTTGAAAAGCTGCCGTACTCTCTCACCTGCGGCGACGTGTCGCTCGTGACGCTGGAAAAGGGCATGGAGGGCCTCTCCGCCCCGAGCAAGATATACGCCTCGCTCGCGGCCGGGCTCGCAGTCATTGCCGTCGCTGGTGCGACGTCCGAGATTGGGGACATCGTGACGTCCAACCGTTGCGGCTACCACATTCGCCAGGGCGACGTTGACGGGCTCGTGCGGGCGGTCGAATCGCTTGAGAGCGATCGCACGCTCCTGGCAGATATGAAACGCCGCGCGCGACTGGCCTACGAGGGCAACTACACGCGCAGCATGAGTATTGGGCGGTACAAATCCGTGTTGGAAAGCGTCGGTCGCGAGGGAAAGAGTTGAATGCACGACTGCGGGTGCTCATCGCGTTGGCGGCCGCCGCAGCCATAACCGCGCCGGCGTTGACGGCGCGGGCGCAAGGGCCGGGAGATGCGTGGGCCGTTACGGACAAGACGGTCCTTGTCCCGGACTTTGCGCCGCACATGACCGCGAACGTGCGTACCGGCGATCTCCTTGGGGACGGCTCCGTGCAGGTCTTCGCCGCGGAGCCGCTTCGGGGGCAGGTAATCTGGATGCGCCGACCTGACGACTTCGTGGCCTTCCAGGTCGGTCTCAGGCAGCCCGTGAGAACGCACGTGGTCGATCTGGACGGCGACTCGGAC is a window from the SAR202 cluster bacterium genome containing:
- a CDS encoding glycosyltransferase family 4 protein, translating into MVRALKGGRAEMTRPVRLFLLTQYFYPEVPATAQLSTDLALGLTEAGFDVSVFTGQPAYWDKKRLPSKEVYKGVKIYRAYSRRLSREGTKSRLLNGATVAAGNFFKLIARKKPDVLLVDSTSPFLVSLAWALRKLRRIPYVFLVQDVYPEIAVELGVIGARSRPAKMWYGVYKRVYRDAARIIVLGPRMADVVKRTAPASRHDKFEVIPNWADGDAIRPRVPADNPMRQDLGLADKLVCIYSGNMGMVHDMKTLVEAATRLKHLGKVHFLFIGGGGKRDWIESTFKDCGLTNVTLLPYQPLEKLPYSLTCGDVSLVTLEKGMEGLSAPSKIYASLAAGLAVIAVAGATSEIGDIVTSNRCGYHIRQGDVDGLVRAVESLESDRTLLADMKRRARLAYEGNYTRSMSIGRYKSVLESVGREGKS